The Caballeronia sp. Lep1P3 genome window below encodes:
- a CDS encoding nuclear transport factor 2 family protein — translation MPRFARLFEAAADTLNAYYQAVADNSIDAVMSLWIDEEFATCICADGTHLHGLESIRAGLGKQFETQPLNIEPLDIRVYDSLGTVVYAIAEAHQNAVALAPRMIFTTYVMVHERGEWRIAHIHASEMPTDAAGQFAAKLRHGQGPLH, via the coding sequence ATGCCACGTTTCGCCCGCCTATTCGAAGCTGCCGCCGACACGCTCAACGCCTACTATCAGGCCGTCGCGGACAACAGCATCGACGCTGTGATGTCGCTCTGGATCGACGAGGAATTCGCCACGTGCATCTGCGCGGACGGCACGCATCTGCATGGTCTGGAAAGCATCCGCGCGGGTCTCGGCAAGCAGTTCGAGACGCAGCCGCTCAACATCGAGCCGCTCGACATCCGCGTGTACGACAGTCTCGGCACCGTCGTCTATGCCATCGCGGAGGCGCATCAGAACGCGGTCGCCCTCGCGCCGCGCATGATCTTCACGACTTACGTGATGGTTCACGAGCGCGGCGAATGGCGCATCGCGCATATTCACGCGAGCGAGATGCCGACCGACGCGGCCGGCCAGTTCGCCGCGAAGCTGCGTCACGGGCAAGGGCCGTTGCACTGA
- the waaF gene encoding lipopolysaccharide heptosyltransferase II, with translation MRRALVIAPNWIGDALMAQPLFTLLKKLHPRIAIDAVAPSWVAPVLERMPEIRDVYATDLAHGKLQLLRRWQLASDLRDVGYDAAYVLPNSMKSALLPWMAGIGLRIGYKGESRYGLLNVRHANPPKTDRPPMTAHYAALAYAPGAKLPFIDKFAQADAAQTSDAPHLPVPRLESDPNEAVRVSARFNLDTRTPLVVFCPGAEYGPAKRWPPEHFASLAQFVAQSFPYARIVALGSNKDSAVAQAIAERSPNVRNLCGQTSLGEACALIARASAVVTNDSGLMHVAAALRRPLVAVYGSTDPRHTPPLSDLAKVQWLHLQCSPCFARECPLGHLNCLRELSAEQVFGDLRGMLLAHR, from the coding sequence ATGCGCCGTGCGCTGGTAATAGCACCGAACTGGATCGGTGACGCATTGATGGCGCAGCCGCTCTTCACGCTTCTAAAGAAGCTGCATCCGCGCATCGCGATCGACGCCGTCGCGCCCTCGTGGGTCGCGCCCGTGCTCGAACGCATGCCCGAGATCCGCGACGTCTACGCAACCGACCTCGCGCATGGCAAGCTGCAACTGCTGCGCCGCTGGCAACTGGCAAGCGACCTGCGCGATGTCGGCTACGACGCCGCCTACGTCCTGCCGAACTCGATGAAATCCGCGCTGCTGCCGTGGATGGCCGGCATCGGGCTGCGCATCGGCTACAAGGGCGAGAGCCGCTACGGGCTCTTGAACGTGCGCCATGCGAATCCGCCGAAAACCGACCGTCCGCCGATGACCGCGCACTACGCCGCCCTCGCCTATGCGCCCGGCGCGAAGCTGCCGTTCATCGACAAGTTCGCGCAGGCCGACGCCGCGCAGACGAGCGACGCGCCGCACTTGCCGGTGCCGCGCCTCGAATCCGATCCGAACGAAGCCGTGCGCGTCTCGGCGCGCTTCAATCTCGATACGCGCACGCCGCTCGTCGTGTTTTGTCCGGGCGCGGAGTACGGGCCGGCCAAGCGCTGGCCGCCGGAGCATTTCGCATCGCTCGCGCAGTTCGTCGCGCAGTCGTTTCCGTATGCGCGCATCGTCGCACTCGGGTCGAACAAGGATTCGGCGGTCGCCCAGGCCATCGCGGAACGCTCGCCCAATGTGCGCAACCTATGCGGTCAGACATCGCTTGGAGAAGCGTGCGCGTTGATCGCGCGGGCAAGCGCCGTCGTCACCAACGACTCCGGCCTCATGCACGTCGCGGCGGCGTTGCGGCGGCCGCTCGTCGCGGTGTACGGCTCGACCGACCCGCGCCACACGCCGCCCTTGTCCGATCTCGCAAAGGTACAATGGCTCCATCTCCAGTGCAGTCCGTGCTTTGCCCGCGAGTGTCCGCTCGGCCATCTCAATTGCCTTCGCGAACTCTCCGCCGAACAGGTTTTCGGCGATCTGCGCGGCATGCTGCTCGCGCATCGTTAA
- a CDS encoding hydrolase, whose product MKRDPLLKHDSSFVDKAPAAALKDTAQAAARVLAQPASQWLYSAPRWLPTSHAQTIVPALFGRKPDVRYRRERWNTPDGDFIDLDWLAHDSDAARPASAAPLFVLFHGLEGNSDSHYARTLMAAAQARGWHGVVPHFRSCSGPLNDLPRFYHLADSAEVDWILRRLRERHAGPIVAAGVSLGGNVLLHWLCKRGADASIISAAAAISAPLDVHAGGQAISQGFGMVYTRSFLKSLKKKALAKLAQYPGLYARDAVLAARTLYEFDNVVTAPLHGFRDTNDYWSTATVRAHLKRIEVPALVLNARNDPFLPDSALPSQAEVSPCVTLDQPNHGGHVGFMTGPFPGRIDWLSSRVFGYLEHFLPRE is encoded by the coding sequence ATGAAACGCGATCCGTTGTTGAAGCACGATTCGTCGTTCGTGGACAAAGCGCCCGCCGCGGCGCTGAAGGACACCGCGCAAGCCGCCGCGCGCGTGCTGGCGCAGCCGGCGTCGCAATGGCTGTATAGCGCCCCGCGCTGGCTGCCGACGAGCCACGCGCAAACCATCGTGCCCGCGCTTTTCGGGCGCAAGCCCGACGTGCGTTACCGGCGCGAGCGATGGAACACGCCGGACGGCGATTTCATCGATCTCGACTGGCTCGCGCACGATTCCGACGCGGCGCGCCCGGCTTCGGCCGCGCCGCTCTTCGTGCTCTTTCACGGCCTCGAAGGTAACTCGGACTCCCACTACGCCCGCACGCTAATGGCTGCCGCGCAAGCACGCGGCTGGCACGGCGTGGTGCCGCACTTTCGCAGTTGCAGCGGGCCGCTCAACGATCTGCCGCGCTTCTATCACCTCGCGGATAGCGCCGAAGTCGACTGGATTCTGCGGCGTCTGCGCGAGCGCCACGCGGGGCCGATCGTGGCGGCGGGCGTGTCGCTCGGCGGCAACGTGCTGCTGCATTGGCTCTGCAAACGCGGCGCCGATGCATCGATCATCAGCGCGGCGGCGGCGATCTCCGCGCCGCTCGATGTCCACGCGGGCGGCCAGGCCATCTCGCAGGGCTTCGGCATGGTCTATACGCGCAGCTTTCTCAAGTCGCTGAAGAAGAAGGCGCTCGCGAAGCTCGCGCAATATCCCGGCCTCTACGCGCGCGACGCCGTGCTCGCCGCGCGCACGCTCTACGAGTTCGACAATGTCGTGACCGCGCCGCTGCACGGCTTTCGCGATACGAACGACTACTGGTCCACGGCGACGGTCCGCGCGCATCTGAAGCGCATCGAAGTGCCCGCGCTCGTTTTGAACGCGCGCAACGATCCGTTCCTGCCCGATTCCGCGTTGCCATCGCAGGCCGAAGTGTCGCCGTGCGTCACGCTCGATCAGCCGAACCACGGCGGTCACGTCGGCTTCATGACAGGGCCGTTTCCGGGGCGCATCGACTGGCTGTCGTCGCGCGTGTTCGGCTATCTGGAACACTTCCTTCCCCGCGAGTGA
- the moaC gene encoding cyclic pyranopterin monophosphate synthase MoaC produces MSGLTHFDAAGEAHMVDVGDKNETRRIAVARGSIVMLDATLTLIREGRAKKGDVLGVARIAAIQGAKRTADLIPLCHPLALTRVAVDFSIDEALPGVHCEVRVETVGRTGVEMEALTAVQVGLLTIYDMCKAVDRGMTITNVRVMEKHGGKSGDWVADEASPA; encoded by the coding sequence ATGTCTGGACTCACTCATTTCGACGCCGCCGGCGAAGCGCACATGGTCGATGTCGGCGACAAGAACGAGACGCGGCGCATTGCGGTGGCGCGCGGCTCCATCGTCATGCTCGACGCCACGCTCACGCTGATCCGCGAAGGCCGCGCGAAAAAGGGCGACGTGCTCGGCGTGGCGCGCATCGCCGCGATTCAGGGCGCCAAGCGCACCGCCGATCTCATCCCGCTCTGTCATCCGCTCGCGCTGACGCGCGTGGCGGTGGACTTCTCAATCGATGAAGCGCTGCCCGGCGTGCATTGCGAAGTGCGCGTGGAAACGGTCGGACGCACCGGCGTCGAAATGGAAGCGCTCACGGCCGTGCAGGTCGGACTGCTGACCATCTACGACATGTGCAAAGCCGTGGATCGCGGCATGACCATCACGAACGTGCGCGTGATGGAAAAGCACGGCGGGAAATCAGGGGACTGGGTAGCGGACGAAGCATCGCCCGCCTGA
- a CDS encoding zinc-finger domain-containing protein: MSDLKEMPLVELSAKDIPAFCPNPKMQRWSTHPRVFLDVTHGEARCPYCGTRYKLKDGEIVKGH; this comes from the coding sequence ATGAGCGACCTGAAGGAAATGCCGCTGGTGGAATTGTCGGCGAAGGATATTCCCGCGTTCTGCCCGAACCCGAAAATGCAGCGCTGGAGCACGCATCCGCGCGTGTTTCTGGACGTGACGCACGGCGAAGCGCGCTGCCCGTACTGCGGCACGCGCTACAAGCTGAAAGACGGCGAGATCGTCAAGGGTCACTGA
- a CDS encoding M48 family metalloprotease, producing the protein MPNRTSRVFIVSLCLSLAMPPLAWAQAGAPNADVHRDANRDAIAAAPVHSGGDDAGAQNAGNVAEGVFGVYGGAESRFADRPGAMSNLRAPLSSVQLPDLGDGSGGTLSPQAERKLGERMMREVRADPDYLDDWLMRDYLDSIASRLSAAAATQYLGGYRPDFELFAVRDAQINAFSMPGGFIGVNTGLISATQTESELASVVGHEMGHVLQRHIARMIGAQQKSSYAALAAMLAGLLAGVMARSGDLGMGIAMGGQAFAVDNQLRFSRAAEHEADRVGFQMLTAAGYDPYAMTAFFERLDRASMADNGVPPYARTHPLTTERIADMEDRARRVPYRQPRQSAEYAFVRARARVLQVNYASDYREVASRLKSEIDDQTALNPAANWYGIALARSLMGDADAANDALARARRLFEGEEASTAAASVEARRELAQTVDATAGGRAAASADSAASWANAANAANMSSAASSTHLSMTAPARPANTASSKAHATQSGGAPAARARETATPPAAATSRAPVASAPPAAATSRAPVASAPPADAASRAPVASTPPAAAASRAPVASAPPAAASRAPVASTPPAAAMTSLFGSSARDALDATASTGNEITLPPVRVTADALPHPARSTPSLDVLAAEIARRAGRYNDAIRLADIAETRWPNSHAAIDVHLQALVAAHRYADAQTLARRETRIEPARADWWLYLAQASAGLNDPLRHHEAMAEKFALDGAWPSAIRQLKEARDVKGASFYDLSTISARLRDFETRYKEERDQDEKS; encoded by the coding sequence ATGCCCAATCGTACAAGTCGCGTATTCATCGTCTCGCTCTGCCTGAGCCTCGCCATGCCGCCACTCGCGTGGGCGCAGGCGGGCGCGCCGAACGCGGACGTTCATCGCGACGCCAACCGCGACGCCATCGCCGCCGCTCCGGTCCACTCCGGAGGAGACGACGCCGGCGCGCAAAACGCGGGCAACGTCGCGGAGGGCGTCTTCGGCGTGTACGGCGGCGCAGAGAGCCGTTTTGCGGATCGTCCGGGAGCGATGTCGAACCTTCGCGCGCCGCTTTCGTCGGTGCAACTGCCCGATCTCGGCGACGGCTCCGGCGGTACGCTTTCGCCGCAAGCGGAGCGCAAGCTCGGCGAGCGCATGATGCGCGAAGTCCGCGCCGACCCGGACTATCTCGACGACTGGCTGATGCGCGATTACCTCGATTCCATCGCATCGCGGCTCTCGGCCGCCGCAGCCACGCAGTATCTCGGCGGCTACCGGCCCGACTTCGAACTGTTCGCCGTGCGCGATGCCCAGATCAACGCGTTCTCCATGCCGGGCGGCTTCATCGGCGTGAATACGGGGCTGATTTCGGCGACGCAGACGGAATCGGAGCTTGCGTCCGTCGTCGGGCACGAGATGGGGCACGTTCTTCAGCGGCACATCGCGCGGATGATCGGTGCGCAGCAGAAGAGCAGCTACGCGGCGCTCGCGGCGATGCTCGCCGGTCTGCTCGCCGGCGTGATGGCGCGCAGCGGCGATCTCGGCATGGGCATCGCGATGGGCGGGCAGGCGTTCGCCGTCGACAATCAACTGCGCTTTTCGCGCGCCGCCGAACACGAGGCGGACCGCGTCGGCTTCCAGATGCTGACGGCTGCCGGCTACGACCCTTACGCGATGACCGCGTTCTTCGAGCGGCTCGATCGCGCGTCGATGGCCGATAACGGCGTGCCGCCCTACGCGCGCACGCATCCGCTTACGACCGAGCGCATCGCCGACATGGAGGATCGCGCGCGGCGCGTGCCGTATCGCCAGCCGAGGCAATCGGCGGAATACGCGTTCGTGCGCGCCCGCGCGCGCGTGCTGCAGGTCAACTACGCGAGCGACTATCGCGAGGTCGCGAGCCGCCTGAAGTCCGAAATCGACGATCAAACCGCGCTCAATCCCGCGGCGAACTGGTACGGCATCGCGCTTGCCCGTTCGCTGATGGGCGACGCCGACGCCGCCAACGACGCGCTCGCGCGGGCGCGGCGTCTCTTCGAAGGCGAGGAGGCGAGCACGGCGGCGGCATCGGTCGAAGCGCGGCGTGAACTGGCGCAGACGGTCGATGCGACGGCGGGCGGGCGCGCCGCGGCATCGGCGGATTCGGCGGCAAGTTGGGCGAACGCGGCGAACGCGGCGAACATGTCAAGCGCGGCCAGTTCAACGCACTTATCGATGACAGCGCCGGCGCGTCCCGCAAACACCGCCAGCAGCAAGGCGCATGCGACGCAATCGGGCGGCGCACCGGCAGCACGGGCGCGTGAAACCGCCACCCCGCCCGCCGCCGCCACTTCCCGCGCGCCTGTCGCGAGCGCTCCGCCCGCCGCCGCGACTTCCCGCGCGCCTGTCGCGAGCGCTCCGCCCGCCGACGCCGCGTCTCGCGCGCCTGTCGCGAGTACCCCGCCCGCCGCCGCCGCGTCTCGCGCGCCTGTAGCGAGCGCCCCGCCCGCCGCCGCGTCCCGCGCGCCTGTCGCGAGTACTCCGCCCGCCGCCGCGATGACGTCCCTCTTCGGCAGCAGCGCACGCGACGCACTCGATGCGACGGCATCGACCGGCAACGAAATCACCCTTCCGCCCGTGCGTGTCACCGCCGACGCGCTGCCGCATCCCGCCCGCAGCACGCCGAGCCTCGACGTGCTCGCCGCCGAGATCGCGCGCCGGGCGGGCCGCTACAACGACGCGATCCGTCTCGCCGACATCGCAGAGACGCGCTGGCCGAACTCGCACGCGGCCATCGACGTTCATTTGCAGGCGCTCGTCGCGGCGCATCGCTATGCCGACGCCCAGACGCTCGCGCGCCGCGAAACGCGCATCGAGCCGGCCCGCGCCGACTGGTGGCTCTATCTCGCGCAGGCGAGCGCGGGGCTGAACGATCCGTTGCGCCACCACGAGGCGATGGCCGAGAAATTCGCGCTCGACGGCGCATGGCCGTCCGCGATCCGGCAGTTGAAGGAAGCGCGCGACGTGAAAGGCGCGAGCTTCTACGATCTATCGACGATTTCCGCGCGTCTGCGCGATTTCGAGACGCGCTACAAGGAAGAGCGCGATCAGGACGAGAAAAGCTAG
- a CDS encoding DUF2946 family protein encodes MDDIVKQALAKWPNVPHCTGWLLLDRRGQWRMRDEASQAAGTLGDVIRHEALIGFINRNYERDEEGQWFFQNGPQRVYVELAYTPWIVRLAQRNGGLGLTDHIGTPFEPAHAWLDDEGGVLFSDGASPARVAALHDHDLDLLASHASFDDTARSGVVHWRDAVDITVQPIARAEVETRFHFVASPSARAALTR; translated from the coding sequence ATGGATGACATCGTCAAACAGGCGCTCGCCAAGTGGCCCAACGTTCCGCACTGCACGGGCTGGCTGCTGCTCGACCGGCGCGGCCAATGGCGCATGCGCGACGAGGCGAGCCAGGCTGCGGGCACGCTCGGCGACGTGATCCGCCATGAAGCGCTGATCGGCTTCATCAACCGCAACTACGAGCGCGACGAAGAAGGCCAGTGGTTCTTCCAGAACGGGCCGCAGCGCGTCTACGTGGAACTGGCCTATACGCCGTGGATCGTGCGGCTCGCCCAGAGGAACGGCGGGCTTGGCCTGACCGATCACATCGGCACGCCGTTCGAGCCTGCGCACGCGTGGCTCGACGACGAAGGCGGCGTGCTCTTCTCCGACGGCGCCTCGCCCGCGCGCGTCGCCGCGCTGCACGATCACGATCTCGATCTGCTCGCAAGCCACGCATCGTTCGACGACACCGCGCGCAGCGGCGTTGTCCATTGGCGCGATGCGGTCGACATCACCGTGCAGCCGATCGCGCGCGCGGAGGTCGAAACGCGCTTTCACTTCGTCGCGAGTCCGTCGGCGCGCGCCGCGCTAACACGCTGA